Proteins from one Scyliorhinus canicula chromosome 24, sScyCan1.1, whole genome shotgun sequence genomic window:
- the stoml1 gene encoding stomatin-like protein 1 isoform X1, producing the protein MSYQPVPNSEETPRAEQPSEEQSGSPARRDLRTDNTRGCPELICNWILIVLVSLLVVFTFPITGWFVLKSVPKYERFVVFRLGRIIGTKGPGTILLLPFVDQWQKVDLRSKAFTITPFEALSKDGAVIVMGAEVHHHIWNPVLSVAAVEDIDSATSFTTQKAMVHMLHKRSLAKIQADKSKIGEHLVVEVNHKTKRWGLEVQRVDLILHRVLKQPENILHDVEPPPGTRLNKLPAPLRKLAAQILQNRSPPQLEQPSLHSSESEANVHTSSEESASEEAESDLINPDWILSKVKVFLSEDLVRQIGACYLFTVNQKDGTQNLYYLDLSKESGMAGYGMPEGDPDVTLEVTEDTMQSLFSGVLKPFSAYMSGRIRVQGDLKLAMKLEDLIKKLNR; encoded by the exons ATGAGTTATCAGCCGGTCCCCAACAGCGAGGAAACCCCCCGAGCGGAACAACCCAGCGAGGAGCAGAGCGGCAGCCCGGCCCGCAGAGACCTCCGAACCG ACAATACTCGGGGTTGCCCAGAGTTGATATGCAACTGGATTCTGATTGTCCTTGTTTCTCTGTTGGTGGTCTTCACTTTTCCAATCACAGGATGGTTTGTTCTAAAG TCGGTGCCAAAGTACGAGCGATTTGTCGTGTTCCGCTTAGGAAGGATCATTGGCACCAAAGGCCCTGGAACAATCCTCTTGTTGCCTTTTGTtgaccagtggcagaaggttgaCCTCCGAAGTAAAGCTTTCACCATCACACCGTTTGAG GCACTAAGTAAAGATGGGGCTGTGATCGTTATGGGTGCAGAGGTCCACCACCACATCTGGAATCCAGTCCTCTCTGTGGCAGCAGTGGAGGATATCGACAGCGCCACGTCATTCACTACCCAGAAAGCGATGGTACACATGCTGCATAAGAGATCGCTGGCAAAAATCCAGGCAGACAAGAGTAAAATCGGGGAGCATCTAGTG GTTGAGGTTAACCACAAGACCAAACGCTGGGGTCTGGAGGTACAGCGGGTTGACCTGATTTTGCACCGGGTGTTAAAGCAACCGGAAAACATTCTCCACGACGTGGAACCTCCTCCCGGAACTCGATTAAACAAGCTTCCTGCCCCTTTACGCAAGTTAGCTGCACAAATTCTGCAAAACAGAAGCCCTCCGCAATTGGAACAGCCTTCGTTACATTCCAGTGAAAGTGAAG CCAATGTCCACACCTCATCTGAAGAATCTGCGTCTGAAGAAGCCGAGAGCGACCTTATCAATCCGGACTGGATACTTTCTAAAGTGAAGGTGTTCCTTTCGGAAGACCTTGTGAGACAGATTGGTGCCTGTTACCTTTTCACTGTGAACCAAAAGGATGGAACTCAGAATTTATATTATCTGGACCTCAGCAAAG AATCTGGCATGGCGGGCTATGGGATGCCGGAAGGAGATCCCGATGTCACCCTGGAAGTGACAGAAGACACCATGCAGTCCTTGTTCTCGGGGGTCTTGAAACCCTTTTCTGCCTACATGAGTGGACGGATCCGGGTACAGGGCGACTTGAAACTCGCGATGAAGCTGGAAGATCTCATCAAGAAACTGAATCGATGA
- the stoml1 gene encoding stomatin-like protein 1 isoform X3 yields MSYQPVPNSEETPRAEQPSEEQSGSPARRDLRTDNTRGCPELICNWILIVLVSLLVVFTFPITGWFVLKSVPKYERFVVFRLGRIIGTKGPGTILLLPFVDQWQKVDLRSKAFTITPFEALSKDGAVIVMGAEVHHHIWNPVLSVAAVEDIDSATSFTTQKAMVHMLHKRSLAKIQADKSKIGEHLVVEVNHKTKRWGLEVQRVDLILHRVLKQPENILHDVEPPPGTRLNKLPAPLRKLAAQILQNRSPPQLEQPSLHSSESEANVHTSSEESASEEAESDLINPDWILSKVKVFLSEDLVRQIGACYLFTVNQKDGTQNLYYLDLSKAISH; encoded by the exons ATGAGTTATCAGCCGGTCCCCAACAGCGAGGAAACCCCCCGAGCGGAACAACCCAGCGAGGAGCAGAGCGGCAGCCCGGCCCGCAGAGACCTCCGAACCG ACAATACTCGGGGTTGCCCAGAGTTGATATGCAACTGGATTCTGATTGTCCTTGTTTCTCTGTTGGTGGTCTTCACTTTTCCAATCACAGGATGGTTTGTTCTAAAG TCGGTGCCAAAGTACGAGCGATTTGTCGTGTTCCGCTTAGGAAGGATCATTGGCACCAAAGGCCCTGGAACAATCCTCTTGTTGCCTTTTGTtgaccagtggcagaaggttgaCCTCCGAAGTAAAGCTTTCACCATCACACCGTTTGAG GCACTAAGTAAAGATGGGGCTGTGATCGTTATGGGTGCAGAGGTCCACCACCACATCTGGAATCCAGTCCTCTCTGTGGCAGCAGTGGAGGATATCGACAGCGCCACGTCATTCACTACCCAGAAAGCGATGGTACACATGCTGCATAAGAGATCGCTGGCAAAAATCCAGGCAGACAAGAGTAAAATCGGGGAGCATCTAGTG GTTGAGGTTAACCACAAGACCAAACGCTGGGGTCTGGAGGTACAGCGGGTTGACCTGATTTTGCACCGGGTGTTAAAGCAACCGGAAAACATTCTCCACGACGTGGAACCTCCTCCCGGAACTCGATTAAACAAGCTTCCTGCCCCTTTACGCAAGTTAGCTGCACAAATTCTGCAAAACAGAAGCCCTCCGCAATTGGAACAGCCTTCGTTACATTCCAGTGAAAGTGAAG CCAATGTCCACACCTCATCTGAAGAATCTGCGTCTGAAGAAGCCGAGAGCGACCTTATCAATCCGGACTGGATACTTTCTAAAGTGAAGGTGTTCCTTTCGGAAGACCTTGTGAGACAGATTGGTGCCTGTTACCTTTTCACTGTGAACCAAAAGGATGGAACTCAGAATTTATATTATCTGGACCTCAGCAAAG CCATCTCTCATTAA
- the stoml1 gene encoding stomatin-like protein 1 isoform X2 produces the protein MSYQPVPNSEETPRAEQPSEEQSGSPARRDLRTDNTRGCPELICNWILIVLVSLLVVFTFPITGWFVLKALSKDGAVIVMGAEVHHHIWNPVLSVAAVEDIDSATSFTTQKAMVHMLHKRSLAKIQADKSKIGEHLVVEVNHKTKRWGLEVQRVDLILHRVLKQPENILHDVEPPPGTRLNKLPAPLRKLAAQILQNRSPPQLEQPSLHSSESEANVHTSSEESASEEAESDLINPDWILSKVKVFLSEDLVRQIGACYLFTVNQKDGTQNLYYLDLSKESGMAGYGMPEGDPDVTLEVTEDTMQSLFSGVLKPFSAYMSGRIRVQGDLKLAMKLEDLIKKLNR, from the exons ATGAGTTATCAGCCGGTCCCCAACAGCGAGGAAACCCCCCGAGCGGAACAACCCAGCGAGGAGCAGAGCGGCAGCCCGGCCCGCAGAGACCTCCGAACCG ACAATACTCGGGGTTGCCCAGAGTTGATATGCAACTGGATTCTGATTGTCCTTGTTTCTCTGTTGGTGGTCTTCACTTTTCCAATCACAGGATGGTTTGTTCTAAAG GCACTAAGTAAAGATGGGGCTGTGATCGTTATGGGTGCAGAGGTCCACCACCACATCTGGAATCCAGTCCTCTCTGTGGCAGCAGTGGAGGATATCGACAGCGCCACGTCATTCACTACCCAGAAAGCGATGGTACACATGCTGCATAAGAGATCGCTGGCAAAAATCCAGGCAGACAAGAGTAAAATCGGGGAGCATCTAGTG GTTGAGGTTAACCACAAGACCAAACGCTGGGGTCTGGAGGTACAGCGGGTTGACCTGATTTTGCACCGGGTGTTAAAGCAACCGGAAAACATTCTCCACGACGTGGAACCTCCTCCCGGAACTCGATTAAACAAGCTTCCTGCCCCTTTACGCAAGTTAGCTGCACAAATTCTGCAAAACAGAAGCCCTCCGCAATTGGAACAGCCTTCGTTACATTCCAGTGAAAGTGAAG CCAATGTCCACACCTCATCTGAAGAATCTGCGTCTGAAGAAGCCGAGAGCGACCTTATCAATCCGGACTGGATACTTTCTAAAGTGAAGGTGTTCCTTTCGGAAGACCTTGTGAGACAGATTGGTGCCTGTTACCTTTTCACTGTGAACCAAAAGGATGGAACTCAGAATTTATATTATCTGGACCTCAGCAAAG AATCTGGCATGGCGGGCTATGGGATGCCGGAAGGAGATCCCGATGTCACCCTGGAAGTGACAGAAGACACCATGCAGTCCTTGTTCTCGGGGGTCTTGAAACCCTTTTCTGCCTACATGAGTGGACGGATCCGGGTACAGGGCGACTTGAAACTCGCGATGAAGCTGGAAGATCTCATCAAGAAACTGAATCGATGA